The DNA window ATTGCAGCCCGGATCGGTCAAGCGATCGCTATCCTAATAGCTGGACTGGGACTGTTCGCCGGCAATCCCATTCTTGCAGTGATCGGAGTTTTCATCTTTTTCGCCGCTCAGTCGGAAGCGCGAATAGATGCGATGCGCAACGCAATAGGCGGGGTTTCGATTGGACAGGTTATGGTCGCCGATCGGCCGAGACTCAAGGTTTCTGATCCCCTCCTGAATGCAGCCGATCTGATCCTTCACTCAGATTACGAAGAAATCCCGGTTATCGAGATGGACGGTGCTCTGGCCGGCTTTCTGCTTAGGACCGACTTGGATGACGCCATCGTGCAATTCGGTCCTGCTTCGACAGTTCGGCAAGCGATGCAGAAGGATGTTCCCAAAATGGCGGTCCAGTCGCAGGCGGACAAGGCGGCCGACATGATCGAAGCGGGTGCCTCTGCCGTCGGAGTTATCGACCGCAACGGTCACTTCGAAGGGCTTGTCACCAAATCGACTCTGCTCGATGCGCTTGGCGTAAACAGCGCGATGTGGCCAGACCATGACGCACTCTCACATAAGCCTTTCGAGGAACAGCTTAAGGCGTGAATTCAAAGCGTAGATTATGCCATGCGCCAACGTATTATTCGGCGGATGCTGCATTTCCGACTGCGCCTAAGACTTCTAGGGTTGCATTCCCTTGGCAATCATCGCCAGCAGTTTGGCATTCTGAGCAACGATCCGGTTGTTGCGGGGCATCGCGAACACATGGCGCTCGCGCAATTGCCGAAGCGTCCGGCACGCAGTCTCGGCAGCTAAAGCGAAATATGAAGCGATATTCGCCTGCGGAACGGAGCTATGAAGTCGATTTTCGAGCATCACGCTTGAGCATCGTCAAGTCGGTCGGCGCGACTCGTGTCATAAAGAAATTGCTGGATGGCAAGAAGAAGGAACGAAGCAATGAAACCGAGGTTTCAACGCTGGCGAACCGGAAGCGAAGACCCATTCAGATAGGTCCGCGGTAGCTGGAATATGAAACTGATCGAAAGGTTGGAATCATAGGAAAAGCTGCCGCGGGCCGACTGTTTCAGCGTCAGACTGTCAGACTGACTGCAACCTGTCTCCGATTGGCGTAGCTCTCCCCTTCCCCGACATGGATCAGGCCATAAGGTTATGCTGACGGGGCGGCTGGAGTGGCGGCAGGGGGTTCGAGTTATTGCCGGGTGCTTTATCATCTTTGGCGCGCCGGTGATTGCGGCTGGGCTAATGGGACTGGGGCAGTCGCAAAGCGCTCCGGTTATTGCCGTGCCGC is part of the Pontixanthobacter gangjinensis genome and encodes:
- a CDS encoding site-2 protease family protein, with translation MPRSIPVATLRGTVIRFHWTFVLFISAALVAALLTSGPAASGTLLALITAMFLCIILHEFGHITAARLFGIPTPEIMLLPIGGLAKLRRIPLEPKEELAIAVAGPLVSFVLFAGLILILGRQPDWEAIPTFNQDQFNLVEQLAVFNLAVGLFNLIPAFPMDGGRILRAMLAVNLPRPRATWIAARIGQAIAILIAGLGLFAGNPILAVIGVFIFFAAQSEARIDAMRNAIGGVSIGQVMVADRPRLKVSDPLLNAADLILHSDYEEIPVIEMDGALAGFLLRTDLDDAIVQFGPASTVRQAMQKDVPKMAVQSQADKAADMIEAGASAVGVIDRNGHFEGLVTKSTLLDALGVNSAMWPDHDALSHKPFEEQLKA
- a CDS encoding cyclic nucleotide-binding domain-containing protein, with translation MLENRLHSSVPQANIASYFALAAETACRTLRQLRERHVFAMPRNNRIVAQNAKLLAMIAKGMQP